Below is a window of Watersipora subatra chromosome 11, tzWatSuba1.1, whole genome shotgun sequence DNA.
agaaaaacaaaagatgttgtctatccgcaagtgttgcgttgaactaacattgtgttattgtcatgtcatgctatgttcttcatgttctgctataccacatgcagcgttttccaacatatttttcagtatatatatatattttcatgcattcatttCATGCGttatccttattgtatctcataaaaaggctatcatgttggcgctaTGTTTTATTGTTgcaaggtgctaatgctgtatctgccttgacatcatactgtttgtgctgttatacatataaattttatcgacacaacctcatttctgtttgtatataccatgtcaaaacacaggttatagacgaaaaactggtgagctatgattagtgttttaagcatgtaatctccattcaataaatgctggcgatagcaaaatattttgtataattttttagaagttgcaaaacttttcaatactgccagtttgaagaacttcagtttgcctagcatggtcaatttcattatcagttttctgtacacaaataggacAATGCCGATtcgagtggttcgagactgatgcattgtagactagctgtaaaacgtattgcggatttccattgttctcctaacattattgacatatgtATATGACTGCAAATGTGtatgtatgcatagtgtgatcgggGCAAAagatttcagtagactgcatatttggcgttgttttacagtatgaaagaaaACTCccgataaacctcttgctgtacataaatctgttcccgtggacgggtaatgcagctagtgatGCTATAaagtaatatgctataaatctgcaaatttataagttgtacAATAATAATCTGACAAATAATAATCTGTTAATGTGATAATAATCTGATAATATTAATCTGACAATAATCTAACAATTTCATCTTCTGCTGACTGTTTAATACTTTCCGCAGTGTCTTCTgctgactgttcaataccttccgcaCTGTCTTCTGGCCTCAAATTTTCTTTTGCAGCGCTGAGCAAGTCAATATTAGTGCTCAAAAGATTTTTTAGTGGAATGACACTTTCACGTGATGCCATTGGAAAAAATTAGGAAAATTCTTGGCAAATAAAGATAAACAGTGTGCAATCAAAATAGCCTCCAAGTCTTAGCCACAAAATATGTAGTAGTACATAATCCATAGTAAatgctaaaaacattttttacacaTACTGAAGTATCAAGAGTGCATAAAAcagggaactactattagcctgatacagtaattaattatttctatggtgtcgctttcaaagttgTAACGAAAAAACTGTAAATCTTTGGAATCAAACTTTGACACGAACAAAAAGGACAAAGGAATTAATTGCTACACATGTAACCGAGTCCTTATTAGTAGGGTTTGGTAAACATTTTTTCACTGATCActcgctattatgggttcgtgaTGATCAAGAATGTTAAATAGGGGTGAAATGTGCAATAAAAGGGTTGCGTTCAACTTTTCCACCATTCTCCCATAGTGGTGTTTAAAtagaggcggcattcaaatatagTGGTGTTCAAAAACAGGTTGTACAGTATGAGGAATAACCAAAAAAACCCTTTAATGTAAATTGGCAAGTGGCTGGTGTCTGGTACAAGGTTTAGTGGTTTTTCTGggaaagtaggaatgtaatggtaAGTTCTTGCTAGCTAAACAGTCATAGCAAAGTTGAGACCTTGCTTGATTTTGTTAACCATCACATAGTTATGAGTATACTAGTTGGAATGGGGCCAGTCTTGCTTCATTCTATGTATATGCTCGAACCATCTCAGACTTTTCTCCGTAAAGATGTAGGCCTGCCCTTCTGAAGATTTCTACATTTGTGACATTGTCTTGCCAATTAATGTTCATCATGTACCCCAAGTGTCTCGGCATCACTGATGCAGTTTTCATTTAACACGCAGAAACTAAATCTATAATCACATCGAGGGTACAAACAAGCTTTTTGGGCATTTTTGCAGTCTTTTAATCCTTTGAAAAAGTATTGCGTGGTTTAAAACAAAGCAAGGATACCAAGCTGAGGATTACCAAAAGCTGTTAGTTTTaaccaaagtttttttaaataaaactttgacagttgcTGTTTGTTACTTCAGACCAGTTATCAGGATAGCGCTAGCAGGTGGTTATCCTGATAAAATAGCTAGGGCCCCTGGGAGTGGCCCTGTATGGCTATCATCAATAATACTGTTTCAGCTTCATACAGATTACATAATGTTTGAACTATTATGCAACACAGCCGGTTGGAGAAAGGCTCAACAAGAAGAAACTAGCtctatttcacacaaaaaatgagTGTTTGTTGATCAAATATATTTCACCAATTATATAAAAGTAACGCGTAGCTTGGAAAAGGAATATTTAGCCAATAGCTTATTTCCAATTtagaaataaatgaaatataacCATGATGGCGTGTAAACTTTTCATTGAGTAGGTCATTTTGATATTACCTTTCTAGAGGGAGTCAGTTGAAATTTAGAACCAGTGAAGGTCAGGCACCTTGGTGGCCATATTGTTAGTAAAGTGGCTGGAACTGTCAAAGAATGGAGGGGTAAGTTATGTTACCAACTTTATGATTAAAATGAACTGCCTTGTGACAAGAGAACCAAACTGCTTGCTATAAATATTTTGGCTAAAATATCTGCTATAAAaagagtaaaatatttttaattaaattctaAAATTAATATAACTTTAATTGTTGCCCAGTcaattaaaaagaaaacttaACTTGAATCTTTTTGTTTGCCATCCAGACTGACAGCTGAAGATATGTATTTTTAGTAGGTATCTGAAGATGAATGCTCTATATTTTGGCTGTTTAGCAATCATTAAAGAATataagaaaatttaaatttgcgtTGCTCTGTGTTGTGATTAAGACAGCCAAAGATGCGTTCTTTCTGCCAAAAAATAAGTTCTGGTAGGCAATAATTTGAATTGCGGGCAGCATATTAAAAGAGATAAATATTTAGCCACTAAACACGAAGTACTTTTTCACACCAGACTTCAGAATGATACATCTTCAGGGTCAGCTGAGAAATTTCATCAGCTAATTGATTGTGTTATATGTTACATACTTATATGATAGATATTATATTACttacttatattattatgtacataTGATATATCTTTTTACGGTGTTTCCTATTCATTCCAGTAAGAAATGTGCAGACTTACCCTACGATCTCAACTACATTGACCCATACTACATCAGTTTCTTTTCCAGTTTTTCAAAAACCAGCGCTTCATACTTATCTAACAACCAATTGAACTTCGAGGAAACTGACGAAAGAGACGATATTATAGAAGACGTTTTAAATTTGATACAGATGGATGATAATGAAAATCTTGGCCAATCGCAGCAAGCCAATGAAGATCTTGGCCAATCACAGCAAGCCAATGAAGATCTTGGCATATCGCAGCAACTTTCTAGATTTAATGTAAGTTTATCTGTTTCAGGGCTTTCTTACAGATGAGATCTTTAAGAATTCCCTGAAACAGATAAAGAACTTAGATAACAAATAGAAGAATTGTAAAACATTCTAAGGCTGAATATTTGTTTGATATTTGTGGACACTGCTAAGCTATTGAGAATGTTCAATCGGCACTCTTTGCAGGTGTCGGTTGTTCATCCCATGAATATCTACCCACAATCAGCTGCACCACCTGACTATTACACAACAAGCCACTGTAATCTAGTCTACAAGCCTAACATATCTCAGAGTGTCATCAAGCCTCCTGACCGCTTCCTCTTCCTCTCCGAGCCTCTTCCACCGCTTCATAACGAAGAAGCATATGCCATGCCGGCTGAACAAATTTCAGCTAGCTTCATCACGCCACAACTTCGGGTATCTCTCGGTACATTTGACACCGATGAAGTTAGCCCGGTCTCTGTAAAGGAATGCAAACTAGAAATTACCTTACAGAAAAAATCAAGGCGCAAATACACGAGAAGGACTGCGAACGATGCCAAAGATGAGTTATATTGGGCACATCGTGACAGAAACAACCTCGCAGCCAAACGCTCGAGAGACGCTAAACGCATTAAAGATATTCAAATTGGAATTACGGCTCAGAGGTTGGAAGCCACAAATTCTATCCTGAAGTATgagatagaaatgctcaaacgcGAAGCCAAACACCTGAAGGATCTTTACTCGCAAAACCCAGCCATACAACGTCCTACAAGTTCTATGCAGAAGTAAACTATAAACCGCTCAAATACCTATTTcttgaattttgaaacttttactCAATTTTATTTACAACTACAAACTTGCCAGCATTGGAATGATGCTTTGATTCCTAACTCCTCATGTTAAACTGTCACTGAGGGTTGGAAAAGTCCGTATTCGGAAGTCATGAAAGCGATCAAATCATTATAAAATGTGATTACGCAAAATAccatattatagtattatagaaatatttcttctttaaaacaactttactTTTTGTAGTTTATTATACTTACCTTTGAAGCGAAAAAGCAAGATATTCCGTGTGGTATTGTGGTTTAGTTATGGAACTCTGTTCTTTATACACAGAGGTTACCCAGTAATAACTCAATGCAGTGCATCTATACGATGCgtaatattttgcaaattaTTGAACATTATTTGAAGATAGCAAAAAAATTGTCATAGAAATTAGATTCTTAAACCAACAATAGGTTTAACTAAAAAAGACTTGAAAAGAAATCAGAGCTGCTCTTAAATCATGGTGATTTgaatattcaaatatttgaatatttgaaacaaatcatattttactgatttgacacaaatggtgatttgatttgattcgatttgaaaagttttggaagTAACTTGATTTCATTTGAAGTTTCGGGCTGATTGAAAacttgatttgaaaaataaatcaaatcacATCGCTATCGATAGCCTTGTCTTCTGTAACCGATCGAAACATTTTTATGACGTTTGCGAAGTTAGCCCAAACTTTGGCAAGAAATGCACACCATCGATACTGAGGCTA
It encodes the following:
- the LOC137408089 gene encoding hepatic leukemia factor-like, which produces MDDNENLGQSQQANEDLGQSQQANEDLGISQQLSRFNVSVVHPMNIYPQSAAPPDYYTTSHCNLVYKPNISQSVIKPPDRFLFLSEPLPPLHNEEAYAMPAEQISASFITPQLRVSLGTFDTDEVSPVSVKECKLEITLQKKSRRKYTRRTANDAKDELYWAHRDRNNLAAKRSRDAKRIKDIQIGITAQRLEATNSILKYEIEMLKREAKHLKDLYSQNPAIQRPTSSMQK